The following coding sequences are from one Halorubrum sp. BOL3-1 window:
- a CDS encoding orc1/cdc6 family replication initiation protein gives MATFTRDTEIFQNEDMLREDYQPDTITAREQELKTYKTALQPVVNGAQPRNIFLYGKTGVGKTAVSRYLLEQLQQDTAEFVDINLSIFWLNCTNLSSSYQVAVNLVNTLRPDDDQISTTGYPQQRVFDILYEELDQIGGTILLVFDEIDHIGSNDEILYEIPRARSNGYLDNAKPGIIGISNDFGFRDNLSPKVKDTLCEEEIHFSPYNAPELEAILRKRASGALYDDAADDAVIALCAAIAAQDTGSARQALDLLYKSGELTRSEGASRITESNVYRAKETLEQSQIEHGMRELTKHGHLSLVAILQIALEGETPARVRDVFPLYRRISEHSDVDPLVRRRMHDHLADLAMLGILDRHAKNEGRAGGQYYEYEFNVSLELVIGVVRDFEGVAFPKKVDRTIKEHST, from the coding sequence ATGGCCACGTTCACTCGGGATACGGAGATATTCCAAAATGAGGATATGCTCCGGGAAGACTACCAACCGGACACAATCACAGCGCGAGAACAGGAGCTTAAGACCTACAAGACAGCACTCCAGCCGGTGGTGAACGGAGCGCAACCACGAAACATCTTCTTGTATGGAAAAACTGGTGTTGGAAAGACAGCTGTATCACGGTATTTACTTGAACAGCTTCAGCAAGACACTGCTGAGTTCGTCGACATCAACCTCTCTATCTTCTGGCTCAACTGTACAAACCTCTCGTCCTCGTACCAAGTGGCTGTCAATCTCGTAAACACGCTTCGTCCCGACGACGATCAAATCAGCACGACAGGCTATCCGCAACAACGGGTGTTCGATATTCTCTACGAGGAACTCGATCAGATCGGCGGAACAATCCTCCTTGTCTTTGATGAGATCGATCACATTGGGAGCAACGATGAGATCCTCTATGAGATTCCACGTGCTCGATCGAACGGCTATCTCGATAACGCTAAGCCGGGCATCATCGGAATTAGCAATGATTTCGGGTTTCGTGACAACCTCTCGCCAAAAGTGAAAGATACACTCTGTGAAGAGGAGATTCACTTCTCACCATACAACGCGCCAGAACTTGAGGCGATTCTCCGAAAGCGTGCGAGTGGCGCGCTCTACGACGATGCAGCCGACGATGCGGTGATCGCTCTGTGTGCTGCGATCGCGGCGCAGGATACTGGGAGCGCACGGCAGGCACTAGACTTACTGTATAAATCCGGAGAACTCACCCGCTCAGAGGGAGCTAGTCGGATTACCGAATCGAACGTGTACCGTGCCAAAGAGACGCTTGAGCAGAGCCAGATCGAACATGGGATGCGCGAGTTAACGAAACATGGCCACCTCTCGCTCGTTGCGATACTTCAGATAGCATTGGAAGGTGAAACGCCAGCAAGGGTCCGAGATGTGTTTCCACTATACCGACGAATCTCTGAGCACTCTGACGTAGATCCGCTTGTTCGACGTCGGATGCACGACCACCTTGCTGACCTTGCGATGCTCGGCATTCTCGATCGACACGCGAAAAATGAGGGCCGTGCTGGCGGACAGTACTACGAGTATGAGTTTAATGTCTCTCTTGAACTAGTCATCGGTGTAGTGCGCGATTTTGAGGGGGTGGCGTTCCCAAAAAAGGTTGATCGTACAATCAAAGAACACTCGACGTAG
- a CDS encoding molybdopterin-dependent oxidoreductase, giving the protein MIDVTERRDALLAAAAGGAAVTGSYLVTGWTLSFVVRPVDQTIVNLTPGPVVRFAIESLGDAGHLIHIAMALSVVVGLFGAVAFAGLRLAARTGRRATGAAAAGVGSWLLAAALIGVSTGALGAALSAAAVVGIGWLPPERDRTGDDSADADDSIGGVDAVRRRTLGIVAGTLGFVAATVVGRRSVATGDETLSDARRSEGAAARLRELESASVAVESDGLNGMVSRIDEFYNVDIAEFDPEVAAAEWSLTFTGETGSERTVTFDELVDRPVEHRAVTLRCVGEDLNGPKLDNAVWTGTPIRPLLKSVDPQGDCNCAMLRGEDGYYVQFPIDALAEGFLAWGMNGKELPASHGHPVRVLIPGHWGETNVKWLSEIELLNVEDDGYWEERGWEGTGEVKTVAKLWDEGITELSDGRIELAGHAYAGTRGVERVEVSTDGGDSWTDADLSDPLPDADVWRQWRHVFDPDGEREVVVRAVDGEGDRQIREESGSVPSGASGWVRRTVG; this is encoded by the coding sequence ATGATCGACGTTACCGAGCGCCGAGACGCGCTCCTCGCGGCCGCGGCCGGGGGGGCGGCGGTCACCGGATCGTACCTCGTCACGGGGTGGACGCTGTCGTTCGTCGTCAGACCCGTCGATCAGACGATCGTTAACCTGACGCCCGGACCGGTCGTGAGGTTCGCGATCGAGAGCCTTGGCGACGCGGGACACCTGATCCACATCGCCATGGCCCTCTCGGTCGTGGTCGGGCTGTTCGGCGCGGTCGCGTTCGCCGGCCTCCGGCTCGCCGCGCGCACCGGTCGGCGGGCGACCGGCGCCGCCGCCGCCGGCGTCGGGTCGTGGCTGCTCGCGGCGGCGCTGATCGGGGTCTCGACCGGGGCGCTGGGCGCGGCGCTCTCCGCGGCGGCCGTCGTCGGGATCGGCTGGCTCCCTCCGGAGCGAGACCGGACGGGCGACGACTCCGCGGACGCGGACGACTCGATCGGGGGCGTCGACGCGGTGCGCCGCCGGACGCTCGGGATTGTCGCCGGGACGCTCGGGTTCGTCGCCGCGACGGTGGTCGGCCGACGGTCCGTCGCGACGGGCGACGAGACGCTTTCCGACGCCCGGCGGTCCGAGGGTGCGGCCGCGCGGCTTCGGGAGCTCGAATCGGCTTCGGTAGCGGTCGAAAGCGACGGTCTCAACGGGATGGTGAGCCGGATCGACGAGTTCTACAACGTCGACATCGCGGAGTTCGACCCGGAGGTCGCCGCGGCCGAGTGGTCGCTGACGTTCACCGGCGAGACGGGGTCCGAGCGGACCGTCACCTTCGACGAACTGGTCGACCGCCCCGTCGAACACCGCGCGGTGACGCTGCGGTGCGTCGGGGAGGACCTGAACGGTCCCAAACTGGACAACGCCGTCTGGACGGGGACCCCGATCCGACCGCTGCTCAAGTCCGTCGACCCGCAGGGCGACTGCAACTGCGCGATGCTGCGCGGCGAGGACGGGTACTACGTCCAGTTCCCGATCGACGCGCTCGCGGAGGGGTTCCTCGCGTGGGGGATGAACGGGAAGGAGCTACCCGCCAGCCACGGCCACCCGGTCCGAGTGCTGATCCCCGGTCACTGGGGCGAGACGAACGTGAAGTGGCTCTCGGAGATCGAGCTACTGAACGTCGAGGACGACGGCTACTGGGAGGAGCGCGGCTGGGAGGGAACCGGCGAGGTCAAGACGGTCGCCAAGCTTTGGGACGAGGGGATAACGGAGCTGAGCGACGGGCGGATCGAACTCGCCGGACACGCCTACGCGGGGACGCGCGGGGTCGAGCGCGTTGAGGTGTCGACCGACGGCGGCGACTCGTGGACCGACGCCGACCTCTCGGACCCGCTCCCCGACGCCGACGTCTGGCGGCAGTGGCGCCACGTCTTCGACCCCGACGGCGAACGCGAGGTCGTCGTCCGCGCGGTCGACGGCGAGGGGGACCGACAGATACGCGAGGAGTCCGGCTCCGTCCCGAGCGGCGCGTCGGGCTGGGTCCGACGGACGGTCGGCTGA
- a CDS encoding helix-turn-helix transcriptional regulator, with protein sequence MDEMTAFQRDILYVVAGRDKPHGLAIKSALEDYYNSGVNHGRLYPNLDELADEGLLSKGKYDKRTNMYALTEDGEATIKSRQQWEQQKLSDGVVVSD encoded by the coding sequence ATGGATGAGATGACAGCGTTTCAGAGAGATATACTGTATGTGGTAGCAGGGAGAGACAAGCCTCACGGGTTAGCAATCAAATCAGCACTTGAGGACTACTACAATAGCGGGGTTAACCACGGGCGATTATATCCAAATCTTGATGAACTTGCTGATGAGGGACTGCTGTCCAAAGGAAAATATGATAAACGAACAAACATGTATGCGCTGACCGAGGATGGTGAAGCAACAATCAAGTCACGTCAACAGTGGGAGCAACAAAAATTGTCTGACGGAGTAGTAGTCTCGGACTGA
- a CDS encoding helix-turn-helix domain-containing protein, producing MVGDNLITVLGNKYNTDILTATGDAKSAQDLSDQLDVPIATCYRRINELEEADLLELHDRPLSEEHRRVKVYRRKVDGVEVDFRDGLTVEVEERSAVKNRLDDVWRDLSSRE from the coding sequence ATGGTGGGGGACAATCTGATCACCGTGCTCGGGAACAAGTACAACACGGACATCCTGACGGCGACGGGCGACGCGAAGTCGGCGCAGGACCTCAGCGACCAGTTGGACGTCCCGATCGCGACGTGTTACCGGCGGATCAACGAGCTGGAGGAGGCGGATCTGCTGGAGCTACACGACCGACCGCTCTCGGAGGAACACCGACGCGTGAAGGTGTACCGGCGGAAGGTCGACGGGGTCGAAGTCGACTTCCGCGACGGACTCACCGTCGAGGTCGAAGAGCGGTCGGCGGTGAAGAACCGGCTCGACGACGTCTGGCGCGACCTCTCGTCGCGGGAGTAG
- a CDS encoding winged helix-turn-helix domain-containing protein, whose protein sequence is MRPVDEAILEHLRSEGNLTPDALEKLDVAVANYASNRLTKLREYGLVERAVPGVRGLYRITDTGEAFLDEELDASELDIDD, encoded by the coding sequence ATGCGCCCTGTCGATGAGGCTATCCTTGAGCACCTCCGCTCGGAAGGGAACCTTACCCCGGACGCGCTTGAGAAGCTGGATGTTGCCGTAGCGAATTACGCGAGCAACCGTCTCACAAAGCTGCGTGAATATGGCCTCGTCGAGAGAGCGGTCCCGGGAGTTCGCGGCCTCTACCGTATTACCGACACTGGCGAGGCGTTTCTCGACGAGGAGCTCGACGCATCCGAGCTTGACATTGACGACTGA
- a CDS encoding IS110 family transposase, producing the protein MYYLGIDLHKDESHVAVLDDDAEVVEEIRVTNANLDEVAEEYAGAKAALEATSNYYTVYDTLDEHLDVVVADPSQTKAIGYAEVKNDRLDAKLLAQLRRAGMIAKSYVPPEELRERRALVRGRKRLVEKRTDFKNEVHAVLDKHGITYDWDPFSVNGREIFAGEDFSLSVVGDQLMESFLSIIDELTAQIEELEEMIEETAASLEETQLLMTIPGVSFYSSLLITSEIGEIDRFDEANQVVSYAGLDPVVRESGDSRTEGSISKRGSGDLRWILVQCVQTAVHRCNDPYLGRFYARLKRRKNHQIAIVATARKLLVSIFHMLDRKEVYDPPEVSA; encoded by the coding sequence ATGTACTACCTCGGAATCGACCTTCATAAAGATGAGTCGCACGTCGCTGTTTTGGACGACGATGCCGAGGTTGTCGAAGAGATTCGCGTCACAAACGCGAATCTCGACGAAGTCGCCGAAGAATACGCCGGAGCCAAGGCTGCGCTCGAAGCAACCAGCAACTACTACACGGTCTACGACACCCTCGACGAACACCTCGACGTGGTTGTCGCAGATCCGAGCCAAACCAAGGCGATCGGCTATGCTGAGGTGAAAAACGATCGGCTCGACGCGAAGTTGCTCGCGCAACTTCGCCGAGCCGGCATGATCGCTAAGAGTTACGTTCCGCCCGAAGAGCTGCGTGAGCGCCGCGCACTCGTGCGCGGCCGAAAGCGATTAGTCGAGAAGCGGACGGACTTCAAAAACGAAGTCCACGCCGTTCTCGACAAACACGGGATCACCTACGACTGGGACCCGTTCAGCGTGAATGGGCGAGAAATCTTCGCTGGTGAGGATTTCTCGCTCAGTGTAGTCGGCGATCAGCTGATGGAGTCGTTCCTCTCGATCATCGACGAGCTCACCGCTCAGATCGAGGAACTCGAAGAGATGATCGAAGAGACCGCTGCGTCTCTTGAGGAGACGCAGCTGTTGATGACGATTCCTGGCGTGAGTTTCTACTCGTCGTTGCTGATCACCTCGGAGATCGGTGAGATCGACCGGTTCGACGAGGCGAACCAGGTGGTGAGTTACGCGGGATTGGATCCGGTCGTCCGCGAGTCAGGTGACTCGCGGACTGAAGGATCGATCTCGAAACGCGGAAGTGGAGACTTACGCTGGATCCTCGTCCAATGCGTCCAAACGGCGGTTCATCGGTGTAACGATCCGTATCTTGGACGCTTCTACGCTCGATTGAAACGGCGGAAGAACCACCAGATAGCGATCGTCGCAACGGCACGGAAACTGCTCGTGTCGATCTTCCACATGCTTGACCGCAAGGAGGTATACGATCCACCAGAGGTGAGTGCCTGA
- a CDS encoding plasmid replication protein RepH — MEPSQPAPRRRAVRLAGPAGVPTERIRCPAVSPRLTEWVPRLLRRLRPHTERTIRRRTSIAEPWRASSQLLTDLHPDWADPDQTWADDIAEAVAYTRAITTLALTYATDVEDLSPYHHQRHTTLTETVIEIGTGRGPVNASLGALAKGPVALHRELDAQPTVVTLQLDGEAWTDLDDRRTGVRALAAIAVLAAGFDVRIVVSPALRHHLSTRYPTWTACHLDLTASRDRSPHTPRRDPVDAAWDTVRDLDTEPRKRRLLANLTPTDSRGYDDIVDNDAIDLAAGTVSRYVLDLEARGLVTVDRRGRHHIVQLSNLGQRAVTTCLDDNAGLIHPDQRRFDERLTATPHDATSTVSSQRVGAQREPTRPLDEQVAATGDPDGDAEYVQWLADADPTSGGRLHQRFAIPAHDDAITLVDDHTTSFEDGRVAYLSHTGTETLVILQWGGPLATLGRLAGALLSEKALSTILTPDRLGETFEHLETDTHEYAIGRLLRRGRQIGWCSDTDLTYEAWRERITTVRDRLLARVADLTTSDTPAARSELFADLHGLVASATQLYHAAGIDLTTTLRIPDTASIARTATRLENLCEFLAKTVPKQSVYGIHSGYRLLFEDRPAKLCRRLPYEVESNSQLDLTMSWVIAGPTATTLHDEITTALDAELATVRAAIADGTEAAPTLEIPVVDGTTYPAIRRVIDTIETTDDVQWPPAKKHRLVRLCLRAFGPTASTHRACPYNVVVSLLRALAETQMPTPADIERAAATLPATRFRPDLTPTATKLYATLLRADGPCGRTTLIEQAGISASSYDRRLNDVRALDRVRAVQVDGHRRWTTTETLPPEPRTPPVTAWLPPTNRGQRVSSTPQQPTTPTGSPHSTATHTRRDTHIRWDRRPPLSIATAPPATLHDTTLPMNTPIDSRQPNSHDRHASNTTNTAHPDTTMLAITTPTTVATTPQPPRLDGGPQQ; from the coding sequence ATGGAACCCTCCCAGCCCGCCCCCCGTCGTCGAGCGGTGCGACTCGCTGGCCCCGCAGGCGTCCCCACTGAGAGAATTCGTTGTCCCGCAGTCTCACCGCGTCTAACCGAATGGGTGCCACGCCTCCTCAGGCGGCTCAGGCCACATACGGAACGCACTATCCGCCGACGTACGTCCATCGCAGAGCCGTGGCGAGCGAGCTCACAGCTGCTCACCGACCTCCACCCAGACTGGGCGGACCCGGATCAGACGTGGGCCGACGACATCGCTGAAGCCGTCGCGTACACCCGCGCTATCACCACGCTCGCGCTGACCTATGCGACAGATGTAGAGGATCTGTCGCCATATCACCACCAGCGGCACACAACGCTCACCGAGACCGTCATCGAAATCGGCACGGGTCGCGGCCCAGTAAATGCGAGTCTTGGCGCGCTCGCGAAGGGGCCAGTTGCGCTCCATCGCGAACTCGACGCCCAGCCCACGGTCGTCACCCTTCAGTTGGACGGCGAGGCGTGGACCGACTTAGACGACCGCCGGACAGGTGTTCGGGCCCTTGCGGCGATCGCCGTGCTTGCCGCTGGGTTCGACGTTCGCATCGTCGTCTCGCCGGCACTCCGCCACCACCTGTCGACGCGGTATCCAACATGGACGGCGTGTCATCTTGATCTTACTGCGAGCCGGGATCGGTCTCCCCACACTCCCCGCCGCGACCCTGTCGACGCCGCATGGGATACCGTCCGTGATCTCGACACCGAACCGCGCAAACGCCGACTGCTCGCGAATCTCACACCAACAGACAGCCGCGGGTACGACGATATCGTCGATAACGACGCGATCGATCTCGCTGCCGGAACCGTCAGCCGATATGTGCTCGATCTCGAAGCCCGCGGACTAGTCACCGTTGACCGTCGCGGCCGACACCATATAGTCCAGCTCTCTAATCTGGGGCAGCGTGCCGTTACCACGTGTCTCGACGACAATGCCGGCCTCATCCATCCAGACCAGCGCCGGTTCGATGAGCGTCTTACCGCGACCCCTCACGATGCTACAAGTACAGTGTCGTCCCAGCGGGTGGGGGCCCAGAGAGAGCCGACCCGCCCACTAGACGAACAGGTGGCAGCAACCGGCGACCCAGATGGCGACGCCGAGTACGTCCAGTGGCTTGCTGACGCCGACCCCACCTCCGGCGGCCGGCTTCACCAGCGATTCGCCATCCCTGCCCACGACGACGCGATCACCCTCGTCGACGACCACACAACCAGCTTCGAGGACGGCCGTGTCGCGTATCTCAGTCACACCGGGACAGAGACACTCGTGATCCTCCAGTGGGGTGGGCCGCTCGCAACCCTGGGACGTCTCGCGGGAGCCTTACTCAGCGAGAAGGCGCTCTCTACCATCCTCACCCCAGACCGACTGGGCGAGACGTTCGAACACCTCGAGACAGACACCCACGAGTACGCGATCGGCCGCCTGCTACGTCGTGGCCGCCAAATCGGGTGGTGTAGCGACACAGACCTCACCTACGAGGCGTGGCGCGAGCGAATCACGACGGTCCGGGATCGACTCTTGGCCCGTGTCGCCGACCTCACAACGAGCGATACCCCGGCCGCTCGCAGTGAACTCTTCGCCGATCTCCACGGACTCGTCGCTTCAGCCACCCAGCTGTACCACGCAGCCGGTATCGATCTCACGACCACGCTCCGGATTCCGGATACCGCCTCGATCGCACGCACCGCAACCCGGCTCGAGAATCTCTGTGAGTTTCTCGCCAAGACGGTCCCCAAACAATCCGTCTACGGGATCCACTCCGGGTACCGCCTGCTGTTTGAAGACCGGCCCGCAAAGCTGTGCCGGCGGCTCCCCTACGAGGTTGAGTCCAACTCACAGCTGGATCTCACAATGTCGTGGGTCATTGCCGGCCCGACAGCCACGACGCTTCACGACGAGATCACCACGGCCCTTGATGCGGAACTCGCTACTGTTCGAGCGGCAATCGCCGACGGGACCGAAGCCGCACCCACCCTCGAGATCCCCGTCGTCGACGGCACAACCTACCCCGCCATCCGGCGGGTGATCGACACAATCGAGACGACTGACGATGTCCAGTGGCCACCCGCGAAAAAACACCGGCTTGTCCGGCTCTGTCTCCGTGCGTTCGGCCCGACAGCGTCCACCCACCGAGCGTGTCCATACAACGTCGTGGTGAGTCTCCTGCGGGCGCTCGCCGAGACGCAAATGCCGACCCCAGCCGACATCGAACGCGCCGCAGCCACGCTGCCGGCGACACGCTTTCGGCCGGATCTTACGCCGACGGCCACCAAACTGTACGCCACCCTGCTTCGAGCTGACGGCCCATGCGGTCGCACCACGTTGATCGAGCAGGCCGGTATCTCCGCAAGCAGCTATGACCGCCGGCTGAACGATGTCCGAGCACTCGATCGGGTCCGGGCTGTTCAGGTGGACGGCCACCGTCGGTGGACGACGACAGAGACGCTGCCACCAGAGCCGAGAACGCCGCCGGTGACCGCATGGCTCCCGCCAACGAACCGCGGTCAGCGCGTATCATCAACACCGCAACAGCCCACGACACCCACTGGATCACCCCACTCCACTGCGACCCACACACGCCGGGACACCCACATTAGGTGGGACAGACGCCCACCACTCTCGATTGCCACCGCACCCCCCGCCACGCTACATGACACCACACTTCCGATGAACACACCCATCGACAGTCGACAGCCGAACAGCCACGATCGACACGCCTCGAACACCACCAACACCGCACACCCGGACACGACAATGCTAGCAATCACCACCCCAACGACAGTCGCCACAACGCCACAACCACCTCGTCTTGATGGAGGGCCCCAGCAATGA
- a CDS encoding HalX domain-containing protein, translated as MSDRSILVVEDEPDIAALYAGFLEERYAVDVAETAAEAIDRVDAAVDVVLLDRRLPDGSGDDVLDHIREAGYDCRVAMVTAVEPDFDIIDMGFDLYLTKPVSRSKLLAAIDTLLTRSEYDDLVREAAALASKRAVLSSQKPATQREGNEAYAELVERLEDLDADIDDLGESLSTDDYRAMFRDLGEA; from the coding sequence GTGAGCGACCGGTCGATACTCGTCGTGGAGGACGAGCCCGACATCGCGGCGCTGTACGCCGGCTTCCTCGAAGAGCGGTACGCCGTCGACGTCGCCGAGACCGCCGCCGAAGCGATCGACCGGGTCGACGCCGCCGTCGACGTGGTGCTCCTTGACCGGCGGCTCCCGGACGGGAGCGGCGACGACGTCTTGGACCACATCCGTGAAGCGGGGTACGACTGCCGCGTGGCGATGGTCACCGCGGTCGAGCCCGACTTCGACATCATCGACATGGGGTTCGATCTGTACCTCACCAAACCGGTGAGCCGCTCGAAGCTGCTCGCGGCCATCGACACGCTCCTGACGCGCAGCGAGTACGACGACCTCGTCCGAGAGGCCGCCGCGCTCGCCAGTAAGCGCGCCGTGTTGAGTTCACAGAAGCCGGCCACACAGCGCGAGGGGAACGAGGCGTACGCCGAACTCGTCGAGCGGCTGGAGGACTTGGACGCCGACATCGACGACCTCGGCGAGTCGCTGTCGACCGACGACTACCGCGCGATGTTCCGCGACCTCGGCGAGGCCTGA
- a CDS encoding spondin domain-containing protein: protein MTRQDTRRRFLTTSGGLATLALAGCLGGDDGDDGMDGDDGMNDSDDGGMDSDDNGMDSDDNGMDSDDDGMDGDDDGMMEATTVRVRIENVASTEFYPSDTPTGGAVWITPGAYAVHTGGSPMGEEGESASVGLEALAEAGLPGGFEGEDGLVDELEASMDVHHSGTYTPAETVADPNDPTGEVPGAPPVAPGGAFEFEVDAAPGQRLSFASMFVPSNDIFVSTDGEGIALWPEDGDPVDGDITDAAALFDAGTEPNAEAPGTGPDQAPAQDAPDQGADEGGTVRRLSDVDDGHEYPAVEDVVQVTVTPT from the coding sequence ATGACGCGACAAGACACGCGGCGACGGTTCCTGACGACGAGCGGTGGACTGGCGACGCTGGCACTCGCCGGTTGCCTCGGCGGAGACGACGGCGACGACGGCATGGACGGCGACGACGGCATGAACGACAGCGACGACGGCGGGATGGACAGCGATGACAACGGGATGGACAGCGATGACAACGGGATGGACAGCGACGACGACGGGATGGACGGCGATGACGACGGAATGATGGAGGCCACCACGGTCCGCGTCCGCATCGAGAACGTCGCCTCGACGGAGTTCTATCCCTCGGACACGCCGACCGGCGGCGCCGTCTGGATCACGCCGGGTGCGTACGCGGTCCACACCGGCGGGAGTCCGATGGGCGAGGAGGGCGAGTCGGCGTCCGTCGGCCTCGAAGCGCTCGCTGAGGCGGGCCTCCCGGGCGGGTTCGAGGGCGAGGATGGACTCGTCGACGAGCTCGAGGCGTCGATGGATGTCCACCACTCGGGGACGTACACTCCGGCCGAGACGGTCGCAGACCCGAACGACCCGACCGGAGAGGTCCCGGGAGCGCCGCCGGTCGCGCCCGGCGGCGCCTTCGAGTTCGAGGTCGACGCCGCGCCCGGACAGCGGCTCTCGTTCGCCTCGATGTTCGTACCCTCGAACGACATCTTCGTCTCGACGGACGGGGAGGGGATCGCGCTCTGGCCCGAGGACGGCGATCCGGTCGACGGCGACATCACCGACGCCGCCGCGCTGTTCGACGCGGGGACGGAACCGAACGCGGAGGCGCCCGGGACCGGTCCCGACCAGGCGCCCGCACAGGACGCCCCCGACCAGGGCGCCGACGAGGGCGGCACCGTGCGCCGGCTGAGCGATGTCGACGACGGCCACGAGTACCCGGCCGTCGAGGATGTGGTTCAGGTGACCGTGACCCCTACATAG
- a CDS encoding ATPase domain-containing protein: protein MSELVSTGVEGIDSILTGGITERSTVLVSGNPGTGKSIFGIQYLHHGVSEHGERGVYVSFEEDEADIRGAAESVGFERFDEMVDDGDIAILDKREMLRETDFSTAVDHLLDTVEDGDFDRLVLDSLSMFQLFFDDEQEKRTYLLKFSDILKANGLTSLLINEQGAVFPDTEVGLENFLTDGNIYFIQTPTDSGVNRYVWVAKMRKQDIDTDIFPMEIGQGGITVHERASGFSMMGGSDDQPSF, encoded by the coding sequence ATGTCAGAACTCGTCTCCACCGGGGTCGAGGGGATCGACTCCATTCTCACCGGCGGTATCACCGAGCGATCGACGGTCCTCGTCTCCGGGAACCCGGGCACCGGCAAGAGCATCTTCGGGATTCAGTACCTCCACCACGGCGTCTCCGAACACGGCGAGCGCGGCGTTTACGTCTCCTTTGAGGAGGACGAGGCCGACATCCGCGGCGCGGCCGAGTCCGTCGGCTTCGAGAGGTTCGACGAGATGGTCGACGACGGTGATATCGCCATCCTCGACAAACGCGAAATGCTCCGGGAGACCGACTTCTCGACCGCGGTCGACCACCTGCTCGACACCGTCGAGGACGGCGACTTCGACCGGCTCGTCCTCGACTCGCTGTCGATGTTCCAGCTCTTCTTCGACGACGAACAGGAGAAGCGCACGTACCTGCTGAAGTTCTCGGACATCCTCAAGGCGAACGGGCTCACCTCGCTGCTCATCAACGAGCAGGGCGCCGTCTTCCCCGACACCGAGGTCGGCCTGGAGAACTTCCTCACGGACGGGAACATCTACTTCATCCAGACGCCGACCGACTCCGGGGTCAACCGCTACGTCTGGGTGGCGAAGATGCGGAAACAGGACATCGACACTGACATTTTCCCGATGGAGATCGGACAGGGGGGAATCACCGTCCACGAGCGCGCGAGCGGCTTCTCGATGATGGGTGGGTCCGACGACCAGCCGTCGTTCTGA
- a CDS encoding winged helix-turn-helix domain-containing protein encodes MEKALWYLFVASRGGANRVRIVRELRDRPRNANELAEALDVDYNTITHHLEMLKDHDVVEPSDHDYGKLYFLTDRFERHADTFEEITSEVDAE; translated from the coding sequence ATGGAGAAGGCCCTGTGGTACCTGTTCGTCGCGAGCCGCGGTGGGGCCAACAGGGTCCGGATCGTCCGAGAACTCCGTGACCGCCCCCGGAACGCAAACGAGCTCGCGGAGGCACTGGATGTCGACTACAACACGATCACGCACCACCTCGAAATGTTGAAAGACCACGACGTCGTCGAGCCGAGCGACCACGACTACGGGAAGCTCTACTTCCTGACCGACCGCTTCGAGCGCCACGCGGACACGTTCGAGGAGATCACGTCGGAGGTGGACGCCGAATGA